Proteins from one Cryptomeria japonica chromosome 4, Sugi_1.0, whole genome shotgun sequence genomic window:
- the LOC131040314 gene encoding mRNA-decapping enzyme subunit 2-like: MSAFGSIPSIRKRSNYVPSPKLQDKMLDPPPQWRKCSLPQTPNSKGVISGIVGSAPMTPNSKCRISRSRSRMERNSSRSSTSFGYLYPSEETMKELYVNFVQDMNPEEVDFMPSLMFQVEQAHWHYEDNIVDQDPRLKSLSIKDFTFIFFKSCDPFKIYHANHVDDILDEFKAFKHSVPVAGSIILDQSHQRCLLVKGWKSNSWSFPRGKREDPDEKDHICAIRETMEEVGYDISSLLNINDLIEYSEEKKRVVLYIIRGVDEKYPFEPRTKKEVSEIAWHPLQIMGKKRNKYFMVGPFLHKLEKWIKRNHMTSSTTPLSEIGEICTIWKADKEQMNSTPRRFSVTPNVKINTPNPFQMGPSTPCRELQNSTSNSAQKRPSTPSWSKSNLNNCGQRRSSNHCWNSQTSSPYSNSSRYHYPKTEPINSPYPPRSITSPYPPRSPNSSTYSSTSPYPKYRTPHHRRMEASDASSRLRW, translated from the coding sequence ATGAGCGCATTTGGAAGCATCCCCTCCATTCGTAAACGTTCGAATTATGTTCCTTCCCCAAAACTCCAAGATAAAATGTTGGATCCTCCTCCCCAATGGCGAAAATGCTCTCTTCCCCAAACTCCAAATAGTAAGGGTGTCATTTCTGGTATTGTTGGCTCTGCACCAATGACACCCAACAGTAAGTGTAGGATTTCTCGATCTAGATCTAGAATGGAAAGAAATTCCAGTAGGAGTAGCACATCTTTTGGGTATCTTTATCCTTCAGAGGAGACCATGAAAGAATTGTATGTTAATTTTGTTCAAGATATGAATCCAGAAGAAGTAGACTTCATGCCAAGCCTAATGTTTCAAGTAGAGCAAGCTCATTGGCACTATGAGGACAATATAGTAGATCAAGATCCTCGTCTCAAGTCCCTTAGCATAAAGGACTTCACATTTATTTTCTTTAAGAGTTGTGATCCATTTAAAATTTACCATGCTAAccatgtagatgatatacttgatgAATTCAAGGCCTTTAAGCACTCCGTTCCAGTAGCAGGCTCAATAATTTTGGACCAGTCCCATCAGAGGTGTTTGCTTGTGAAGGGCTGGAAGAGTAATTCTTGGAGTTTTCCTAGGGGAAAGAGGGAAGATCCTGATGAAAAAGATCACATATGTGCTATTAGAGAAACCATGGAGGAGGTAGGATATGATATAAGCTCACTTTTGAATATCAATGACCTCATTGAGTATTCTGAAGAGAAGAAACGAGTGGTTTTGTATATTATCAGAGGAGTGGATGAGAAATATCCTTTTGAACCAAGGACCAAAAAGGAAGTGAGTGAAATTGCTTGGCATCCACTCCAAATCATGGGGAAAAAACGTAACAAGTATTTTATGGTTGGCCCATTTCTACACAAATTGGAGAAGTGGATTAAAAGAAATCACATGACCTCATCTACAACACCATTGAGTGAAATTGGTGAGATATGCACTATTTGGAAAGCTGATAAAGAACAAATGAATTCGACTCCAAGGAGGTTTTCTGTAACACCCAATGTTAAAATTAATACTCCTAACCCTTTTCAAATGGGTCCTTCAACTCCATGCAGAGAGCTTCAAAATAGTACCTCTAATTCTGCTCAAAAGCGTCCTTCCACTCCTAGTTGGAGTAAAAGTAACCTCAATAATTGTGGTCAAAGGCGTTCTTCCAATCATTGTTGGAATTCTCAAACTAGTTCTCCTTATTCAAATAGTTCTAGATATCATTATCCTAAAACAGAACCAATTAATTCTCCTTATCCACCTAGATCAATTACTTCTCCTTATCCACCTAGATCTCCTAATTCAAGTACTTATTCAAGTACTTCTCCTTATCCTAAATATCGTACACCTCATCATAGAAGAATGGAGGCTTCAGATGCATCTTCGCGGTTAAGATGGTAG